From Mastacembelus armatus chromosome 13, fMasArm1.2, whole genome shotgun sequence, one genomic window encodes:
- the fbxo36a gene encoding F-box only protein 36a, with product MALLNFCVQNGDLARGQLFLICGQGPPPLKDFFQLVITKDEVIWKSWKIPLRVDCRGAPPKELKTSHQDFLHHKMLHNELGAVFGERILEYTISLCQGEFDYLERLPNDIMLKIMSYLQLKDAALLAQVSHRFRKLCNSETFWEQTVRNRCAGFTSDMEDIANVMGWRDTFFTFFHNSGSKEQQ from the exons ATGGCGTTGCTGAAT TTTTGCGTCCAAAATGGCGACCTTGCTCGGGGGCAACTTTTTCTAATTTGTGGTCAGGGTCCACCTCCTCTAAAAGATTTTTTCCAACTTGTTATTACCAAAGATGAG GTAATATGGAAATCTTGGAAAATTCCTTTGCGAGTTGACTGCAGGGGTGCTCCACCCAAAGAGCTGAAAACATCCCATCAGGATTTCTTACATCACAAAATGCTACATA ATGAACTTGGTGCTGTGTTTGGGGAAAGGATCTTAGAATACACAATATCACTTTGTCAAGGAGAATTTGATTACTTGGAGCGCTTACCTAATGACATTATGCTAAAAATCATGTCTTACTTGCAACTGAAAGATGCAGCACTTCTGGCACAGGTTTCACATAGATTCAGAAAG CTCTGCAATTCTGAGACATTTTGGGAGCAAACTGTGAGGAATCGGTGTGCTGGGTTTACCAGTGACATGGAGGACATAGCCAATGTCATGGGCTGGAGGGATACCTTTTTTACCTTTTTCCACAATAGTGGAAGTAAGGAGCAGCAGTGA